In the genome of Treponema pedis, one region contains:
- a CDS encoding uracil-DNA glycosylase, with the protein MKAEDKKTLYKFFLTASAYISGFKTEEIEPVFSDDFTKPEEPIIQPVKTQKDTVRIPGHSGVSEKASKEAVGDVFFSADNEMPYKKEPENQALSLLRIYKEISVCRACRLCERRKNTVPGEGPENFQGGLYSNAEGQNAFSQLNEKIEVMVIGEGPGADEDTQGRPFVGRAGQLLDKMLAAIQLFRTHNCYITNVVKCRPPNNRDPLPDETAACRGFLDGQIAIIKPKAILVVGRVALQNLLHISDGIGKMHGRFLEYNGIPLMATYHPSALLRDENLKRPAWEDLKLFRSKLNEIKNTF; encoded by the coding sequence ATGAAAGCGGAAGATAAAAAAACTCTTTATAAATTTTTTCTCACTGCATCGGCTTATATTTCAGGGTTTAAAACGGAAGAAATCGAACCTGTTTTTTCGGATGATTTTACAAAACCGGAAGAGCCTATTATACAGCCCGTAAAAACTCAAAAAGATACGGTTCGGATTCCGGGGCACAGCGGCGTTTCGGAAAAGGCTTCTAAGGAAGCCGTCGGAGATGTCTTTTTTTCCGCCGATAATGAGATGCCGTATAAGAAGGAGCCTGAAAATCAGGCATTAAGTCTTTTAAGAATTTATAAAGAAATTTCCGTTTGCAGAGCTTGCCGTCTTTGCGAAAGGCGTAAAAATACCGTGCCGGGAGAAGGCCCTGAAAATTTTCAAGGAGGGCTTTATTCAAATGCGGAAGGGCAAAACGCTTTTTCGCAGCTTAATGAAAAAATAGAAGTTATGGTTATAGGCGAAGGGCCCGGAGCTGATGAAGATACTCAAGGGCGTCCCTTTGTAGGCAGGGCGGGGCAGCTTTTGGATAAAATGCTTGCTGCAATTCAACTATTCCGTACTCATAATTGCTACATAACGAATGTAGTAAAGTGCCGTCCGCCGAATAACAGAGACCCCCTTCCGGATGAAACTGCCGCCTGCCGCGGTTTTTTAGACGGACAGATTGCTATTATTAAACCTAAGGCGATTTTGGTGGTGGGAAGAGTGGCTTTGCAAAATTTATTGCATATTTCGGACGGTATCGGAAAAATGCACGGGCGCTTTTTGGAATATAACGGCATTCCTCTAATGGCTACATATCATCCGAGCGCCTTATTACGCGATGAAAATTTAAAGCGCCCCGCATGGGAAGACTTAAAATTATTCCGCTCAAAATTAAATGAAATTAAAAATACTTTTTAA